The Burkholderia mallei ATCC 23344 genome has a window encoding:
- a CDS encoding AGE family epimerase/isomerase, translating into MSAPVSVSDQAARLRRHFAQIVLPIWRGPGFNPALQLPFEAVAPDTHVPLPVTRYRAMACARQLFIFSQAGDAQHAHALFAALCRHFRDPRHDGWFYSVDAQGAPLDRTKDLYTHAFVVFACAEYFAAFGNRDARELAQRTAALIVDRFAPRPGSALLDSARGEDFAAAAGGPLQNPLMHLTEGWLAAGRAFGDTAFDDALLRTAQAVERTFVDPHTGCVAELPIGCADNRFEPGHQFEWFYLVASAGARLAATGLPDALARAYAFAQRHGVDPDTGGVSAATDERGACVDGTQRIWAQTEYLRALATHGGEPDALARQIARFAERFLHPRGWYECKTAQGEVSRADMPSTTPYHLATAYASLPAGT; encoded by the coding sequence ATGTCCGCCCCCGTTTCCGTTTCCGACCAGGCCGCCCGATTGCGCCGCCACTTCGCGCAGATCGTCTTGCCGATCTGGCGCGGGCCCGGCTTCAATCCGGCGCTGCAACTGCCGTTCGAGGCCGTCGCGCCGGACACGCACGTGCCGCTGCCCGTCACCCGCTATCGCGCGATGGCGTGCGCGCGCCAGTTGTTCATATTCTCGCAGGCGGGCGACGCGCAGCACGCGCACGCGCTCTTTGCCGCATTGTGCCGTCACTTTCGCGATCCTCGCCACGACGGCTGGTTTTACAGTGTCGACGCGCAGGGCGCGCCGCTCGACCGCACGAAGGACCTGTACACGCATGCGTTCGTCGTGTTCGCATGCGCCGAGTATTTCGCGGCGTTCGGCAACCGCGACGCGCGCGAGCTCGCGCAACGCACGGCGGCGCTGATCGTCGATCGCTTCGCGCCTCGGCCGGGCAGCGCGCTGCTCGATTCCGCACGCGGCGAGGACTTCGCCGCGGCGGCGGGCGGCCCGTTGCAGAATCCGCTGATGCACCTGACCGAAGGCTGGCTCGCCGCCGGCCGCGCGTTCGGCGACACCGCGTTCGACGACGCGCTGCTGCGCACCGCGCAGGCGGTCGAGCGCACGTTCGTCGATCCGCACACCGGCTGCGTCGCGGAATTGCCGATCGGCTGCGCGGACAACCGCTTCGAGCCCGGCCATCAGTTCGAGTGGTTCTATCTCGTCGCCTCGGCGGGCGCGCGGCTCGCGGCGACCGGCCTGCCCGACGCGCTCGCGCGCGCGTACGCGTTCGCGCAACGGCACGGCGTCGATCCGGACACGGGCGGCGTCAGCGCGGCGACCGACGAGCGCGGCGCATGCGTCGACGGCACGCAGCGGATCTGGGCGCAAACCGAATATCTGCGCGCGCTCGCGACGCATGGCGGCGAGCCGGACGCGCTCGCGCGCCAGATCGCGCGCTTTGCCGAGCGGTTCCTGCATCCGCGCGGCTGGTACGAATGCAAGACTGCGCAGGGCGAGGTATCGCGCGCGGACATGCCGTCGACGACGCCGTATCACCTCGCGACCGCGTACGCTTCGTTGCCGGCGGGGACGTGA
- a CDS encoding LysR family transcriptional regulator: MDRLELRHVRAFLCVARHLHFARAADELDIAPPALTRLVQDAERLLGVRLFHRTRRSVALSAAGAAYLGEAQAALAHLARGRERAALAERGEIGRIELGYVSSAAYAGVLQRTVGAFRDAHPRIRVDVREVPMSEVAARLDAGTLDAAYVRPPLPLPDGVSTHTVHRDVFVVAVHGQSPLAARVSIRPAALAGERFVVPEQALGTLEAARRGRFEPIVDARPGALVAVLAHVSVSGGVAIVPQALVGCVSLPGVAYRPIEGKPIASEVAVAYRRHEKAPAVRAFVRFVRQAAL, from the coding sequence ATGGATCGCCTCGAACTGCGCCATGTGCGTGCGTTTCTCTGCGTCGCGCGGCACCTGCACTTCGCCCGCGCGGCGGACGAGCTCGACATCGCGCCGCCCGCGCTGACGCGGCTCGTCCAGGACGCGGAGCGGCTTCTCGGCGTGCGGCTCTTTCACCGCACGCGGCGCTCGGTCGCGCTGAGCGCCGCGGGCGCGGCTTATCTCGGCGAAGCGCAGGCCGCGCTCGCGCATCTCGCGCGCGGCCGCGAGCGGGCGGCGCTCGCCGAGCGCGGCGAAATCGGGCGGATCGAGCTCGGGTACGTATCGTCGGCGGCGTACGCGGGGGTGCTGCAACGCACGGTGGGCGCGTTTCGCGACGCGCATCCGCGCATCCGCGTCGACGTGCGCGAAGTGCCGATGAGCGAGGTTGCCGCGCGGCTCGACGCGGGCACGCTCGACGCCGCATACGTGCGCCCGCCGCTGCCGCTGCCGGACGGCGTGTCGACGCACACCGTGCATCGCGATGTGTTCGTCGTCGCGGTGCACGGGCAATCGCCGCTCGCCGCGCGCGTATCGATTCGGCCCGCCGCGCTCGCGGGCGAGCGCTTCGTCGTGCCCGAGCAGGCGCTCGGCACGCTGGAGGCGGCGCGCCGGGGGCGTTTCGAGCCGATCGTCGACGCGCGGCCGGGCGCGCTCGTCGCGGTGCTCGCGCACGTGTCGGTGAGCGGCGGCGTCGCGATCGTGCCGCAGGCGCTCGTCGGCTGCGTGTCGCTGCCGGGCGTCGCGTACCGGCCGATCGAGGGCAAGCCGATTGCGTCGGAGGTGGCCGTTGCGTATCGCCGGCACGAGAAGGCGCCCGCGGTGCGCGCTTTCGTGCGGTTCGTGCGGCAGGCCGCGCTTTAG
- a CDS encoding methyl-accepting chemotaxis protein, translating to MFSKIKLASGLLGVLVTFCLFLIAVEGLGFWSLSASRSNVDDLSNVAIKQTDATTVATQHMLDARTNLSRASTRMVKGDPMPTETLQHVRDQLALADRAFAAFTAAPTISAENTERAAALTDRYRKYHAALVDLVQFLESNNMQAFLDQPTQQIQDAYLGELRTFSEFSGRTSEHALGMIDTGMHWFETVGAVLLVLMLACIAGIYAVARRAVVAPLAQALVHFERIAQGRLDETVAPHGVYEIERLLRGLADMQASVAGTVRVVRNASNAIHLGAAEIASGNADLSARTSSQAASLEQTAASMEELTATVRQNSDSARAASALADDALRTTQNGGAIVDDVIDKMHGIARSSGRIAEIIAVIDGIAFQTNILALNAAVEAARAGEEGRGFAVVAGEVRSLAQRSAQAAKEIKLLIEESVAQIDGGSELVERAGEAMRSVSASIERVAQTMTEITAASVEQSAGIEQVNQAVTQMEQLTQQNAALVEEVAAAAGSLNEQTEQLQQSVSVFELGDARARRLAGGAALAGARAPQLAGA from the coding sequence ATGTTCAGCAAAATCAAGCTCGCATCCGGCCTGCTCGGCGTGCTCGTCACATTCTGTCTATTTCTGATCGCGGTCGAGGGGCTCGGCTTCTGGTCGCTGTCCGCGTCGCGCAGCAACGTCGACGATCTGTCCAACGTCGCGATCAAGCAGACCGACGCGACGACCGTCGCGACCCAGCACATGCTCGACGCCCGCACCAACCTGTCGCGCGCCAGCACGCGGATGGTGAAGGGCGACCCGATGCCCACCGAGACGCTCCAGCACGTACGCGACCAGCTCGCGCTCGCCGATCGCGCATTCGCCGCGTTCACGGCCGCGCCGACGATCAGCGCCGAGAACACCGAGCGCGCGGCGGCGCTCACCGATCGCTACCGTAAGTATCACGCGGCGCTCGTCGATCTCGTGCAGTTCCTCGAATCCAACAACATGCAGGCGTTTCTCGATCAGCCGACGCAGCAGATCCAGGACGCGTACCTCGGCGAGCTGCGCACCTTCTCCGAATTCAGCGGGCGCACGAGCGAGCACGCGCTCGGCATGATCGACACCGGGATGCATTGGTTCGAGACGGTCGGCGCGGTGCTGCTCGTGCTGATGCTCGCCTGCATCGCCGGGATCTACGCCGTCGCGCGGCGCGCGGTGGTCGCGCCGCTCGCGCAGGCGCTCGTGCATTTCGAGCGGATCGCGCAGGGCCGCCTCGACGAGACGGTGGCGCCGCACGGCGTGTACGAAATCGAGCGGCTGCTGCGCGGGCTCGCCGACATGCAGGCGAGCGTCGCGGGCACCGTGCGCGTCGTGCGCAACGCATCGAACGCGATCCATCTGGGCGCGGCCGAGATCGCGAGCGGCAACGCGGACTTGTCCGCGCGCACGTCGAGCCAGGCCGCCTCGCTCGAGCAAACGGCGGCGAGCATGGAGGAACTGACCGCCACCGTGCGGCAGAACAGCGACAGCGCGCGCGCGGCGAGCGCGCTCGCCGACGATGCGCTGCGCACGACGCAGAACGGCGGCGCGATCGTCGACGACGTGATCGACAAGATGCACGGCATCGCGCGCAGCTCGGGCCGCATCGCGGAGATCATCGCGGTGATCGACGGCATCGCGTTCCAGACCAACATTCTCGCGCTGAACGCGGCCGTCGAGGCGGCGCGCGCGGGCGAGGAGGGCCGCGGCTTCGCGGTGGTCGCGGGCGAGGTGCGCTCGCTCGCGCAGCGCAGCGCGCAGGCGGCGAAGGAGATCAAGCTGCTGATCGAGGAATCGGTCGCGCAGATCGACGGCGGCTCGGAGCTCGTCGAGCGCGCGGGCGAGGCGATGCGCTCGGTGTCCGCGTCGATCGAGCGCGTCGCGCAGACGATGACCGAGATCACGGCCGCGTCGGTCGAGCAGAGCGCGGGGATCGAGCAGGTCAACCAGGCGGTCACGCAGATGGAGCAGTTGACGCAGCAGAACGCGGCGCTCGTCGAGGAAGTCGCGGCGGCGGCCGGCTCGCTCAACGAGCAGACCGAGCAGTTGCAGCAGTCGGTCTCGGTGTTCGAGCTCGGCGATGCGCGCGCGCGCCGGCTTGCCGGCGGCGCGGCGCTGGCCGGCGCTCGCGCGCCGCAGCTCGCGGGCGCGTAA
- a CDS encoding GDL motif peptide-associated radical SAM/SPASM maturase, with amino-acid sequence MSTTDARPARYLFDSDYQRFVPVHAVWEITLACDLKCLHCGSRAGHRRTNELSTAECLEVIDALARLGTREVSLIGGEAYLRKDWTQLIRAIRSHGMYCAIQTGGRNLTPKRLAQAVDAGLNGVGVSLDGLAPLHDKVRNVPGAFERALDTLRRARDAGIAVSVNTQIGAQTMEDLPALMDTIIELGATHWQIQLTVAMGNAVDNDELLLQPYRLAELMPLLAKLYKDGVSRGLLMTVGNNIGYYGPYEHLWRGFGDERVHWSGCAAGQNVIALEADGTVKGCPSLATVGFSGGNVRDMSLEDIWRTSEGIHFGRLRSVDDLWGFCRTCYYADVCRGGCTWTSHSLLGKPGNNPYCHYRVLELQKQGLRERIAKVQDAGPASFAVGRFDLVTERIADGEPVASVVRSGQVIELAWKNRGKRSPEVGRVPPKLKMCRNCDGYVHAGEQTCPHCGGDIDAAARAHELDAQRRHALMNDLERLLGLPASTFGGG; translated from the coding sequence ATGAGCACAACGGACGCGCGCCCGGCCCGCTACCTGTTCGACAGCGACTATCAACGCTTCGTCCCGGTTCATGCCGTGTGGGAAATCACGCTCGCCTGCGATCTCAAGTGCCTGCACTGCGGCTCGCGGGCCGGCCACCGGCGGACCAACGAACTGAGCACGGCCGAATGCCTCGAAGTGATCGACGCGCTCGCGCGGCTCGGCACGCGCGAAGTCTCGCTGATCGGCGGCGAGGCGTATCTGCGCAAGGACTGGACGCAACTGATCCGCGCGATCCGCTCGCACGGCATGTATTGCGCGATCCAGACGGGCGGCCGCAATCTCACGCCGAAGCGCCTCGCGCAGGCGGTCGACGCGGGCCTGAACGGCGTCGGCGTGTCGCTCGACGGGCTCGCGCCGCTGCACGACAAGGTGCGCAACGTGCCGGGCGCGTTCGAGCGTGCGCTCGACACGCTGCGCCGCGCGCGCGACGCGGGTATCGCGGTGAGCGTCAACACGCAGATCGGCGCGCAGACGATGGAGGATCTGCCCGCGCTGATGGACACGATCATCGAGCTCGGCGCGACGCACTGGCAGATTCAGCTGACGGTCGCGATGGGCAACGCGGTCGACAACGACGAACTGCTGCTGCAGCCGTACCGGCTCGCCGAGCTGATGCCGCTGCTCGCGAAGCTGTACAAGGACGGCGTGAGCCGCGGGCTGCTGATGACGGTCGGCAACAACATCGGCTATTACGGGCCCTACGAGCACCTCTGGCGCGGCTTCGGCGACGAGCGCGTGCACTGGAGCGGCTGCGCGGCCGGCCAGAACGTGATCGCGCTCGAAGCGGACGGCACCGTGAAGGGCTGCCCGTCGCTCGCGACGGTCGGCTTCTCCGGCGGCAACGTGCGCGACATGTCGCTCGAGGACATCTGGCGCACGAGCGAGGGCATCCATTTCGGCCGGCTGCGCTCGGTCGACGATCTGTGGGGCTTTTGCCGCACCTGCTACTACGCGGACGTGTGCCGCGGCGGCTGCACGTGGACGTCGCATTCGCTGCTCGGCAAGCCGGGCAACAATCCGTATTGCCACTATCGCGTGCTCGAGCTGCAGAAGCAGGGCCTGCGCGAGCGGATCGCGAAGGTGCAGGATGCGGGCCCGGCGTCGTTCGCGGTGGGCCGCTTCGATCTCGTGACCGAGCGCATCGCCGACGGCGAGCCGGTTGCGAGCGTCGTCCGCTCGGGGCAGGTGATCGAGCTCGCGTGGAAGAACCGGGGCAAGCGCTCGCCGGAGGTCGGACGCGTGCCGCCGAAGCTGAAGATGTGCCGCAACTGCGACGGCTACGTGCATGCGGGCGAACAGACCTGCCCGCACTGCGGCGGCGACATCGACGCGGCCGCGCGCGCTCACGAGCTCGACGCGCAGCGCCGGCATGCGCTGATGAACGACCTGGAGCGCCTGCTCGGCCTGCCGGCATCGACGTTCGGCGGCGGGTGA
- a CDS encoding DUF1842 domain-containing protein has protein sequence MATTGFFPVQLRVATPNLGAPVLWLNLLVNTVEKTASGFARITQTVYPPMHFRARVVGPFHQMRIDPHAPQSITLTFSGSPTGPVAPQVVILELNALLNEGWQSGTANYRYFYESRWHSIEHAIVSKDNSRIPLDPPSEHVMPMYGVGLQEARASGDLSRMKALAQQAEQQLADHDVIAAELQKLEAEIARLEARR, from the coding sequence ATGGCAACTACCGGTTTCTTTCCTGTCCAGCTTCGCGTCGCGACGCCCAATCTCGGCGCGCCCGTTCTCTGGCTGAACCTGCTCGTCAACACGGTCGAGAAAACCGCGTCGGGCTTCGCCCGCATCACGCAGACCGTCTATCCGCCGATGCATTTCCGCGCGCGCGTGGTCGGCCCGTTCCATCAAATGAGGATCGATCCTCACGCGCCGCAGTCGATCACGCTCACCTTCTCGGGCAGCCCGACCGGGCCCGTCGCGCCGCAGGTCGTGATCCTGGAGCTCAACGCGCTGCTGAACGAAGGCTGGCAATCGGGCACGGCGAACTATCGCTACTTCTACGAGAGCCGCTGGCATTCGATCGAGCACGCGATCGTGTCGAAGGACAACTCGCGGATTCCGCTCGATCCGCCGAGCGAGCACGTGATGCCGATGTACGGCGTCGGGCTGCAGGAAGCGCGGGCGTCCGGCGATCTGAGCCGGATGAAGGCACTCGCGCAGCAGGCCGAGCAGCAACTCGCCGATCATGACGTGATCGCCGCCGAGCTCCAGAAGCTCGAAGCGGAAATCGCGCGGCTCGAAGCGCGCCGCTGA
- a CDS encoding DUF1842 domain-containing protein gives MSEDLRVGLFPVRYLVGTGLPGAPQLVLDLMVDTVDHSVVGRAAVSQAVSPPLNFHADVWGSYVFRLGPPPRRDGSGAIVQISLQGNQGGPQSNSMITFYGELLLKGDGKTGVASYRYYSNGSWHEVENVPVKADPELVPIEPGPVIGQSSMSAIGSAAMYGVAIQSAAASGDLAHMRTLSAYARQQLESRDEIAAALSELKAEIAKLESRQ, from the coding sequence ATGTCCGAAGATCTTCGCGTCGGTCTTTTTCCGGTTCGCTATCTCGTCGGCACCGGGTTGCCCGGCGCGCCGCAGCTCGTGCTGGATCTGATGGTCGACACGGTCGATCACAGCGTCGTCGGCCGCGCGGCGGTCTCGCAAGCCGTGAGCCCGCCGCTCAATTTCCACGCCGACGTCTGGGGCTCCTACGTATTCCGGCTCGGCCCGCCGCCGCGCCGCGACGGCAGCGGCGCGATCGTGCAGATCTCGCTGCAGGGCAACCAGGGCGGGCCGCAGTCGAATTCGATGATCACGTTCTACGGCGAGCTGCTGCTCAAGGGCGACGGCAAGACGGGCGTCGCATCGTACCGCTACTACTCGAACGGCTCCTGGCACGAAGTCGAGAACGTGCCGGTCAAGGCCGACCCGGAGCTCGTGCCGATCGAGCCGGGCCCGGTCATCGGCCAATCGTCGATGAGCGCGATCGGATCGGCCGCGATGTACGGCGTGGCGATCCAGTCTGCGGCCGCTTCCGGCGATCTCGCGCACATGCGCACGCTCAGTGCCTATGCGCGGCAGCAGCTGGAAAGCCGTGACGAAATCGCGGCCGCGCTGAGCGAGCTGAAGGCGGAAATCGCCAAGCTCGAAAGCCGGCAGTGA
- a CDS encoding DUF1843 domain-containing protein: MSQAQGHPVTPYGVAIHQAIADGDLAQMKSLRTQAQALLAQQGNLATALELLEVEIAKLERRK; the protein is encoded by the coding sequence ATGAGTCAAGCACAGGGCCATCCGGTCACCCCTTATGGCGTCGCCATCCATCAGGCGATCGCGGACGGCGATCTCGCGCAGATGAAATCGCTGCGCACGCAGGCGCAGGCGCTGCTCGCCCAGCAGGGCAATCTCGCCACCGCGCTCGAGCTTCTCGAAGTCGAGATCGCCAAGCTCGAGCGGAGGAAGTAG
- a CDS encoding PaaI family thioesterase produces the protein MTDIVDHARGALRAQPFSMLLGTELVHIGGEEASLRLPIRDELRQQYGFVHGGVISYLADNALTFAGALALGPRVVTGEYKINYLRPAVVGTLIARAKLIYAGRNQATCQCHVFVIDGDHERLVAVAQGTINRVGDGREPGAAEEKA, from the coding sequence ATGACCGACATCGTGGACCATGCGCGCGGCGCCCTGCGCGCGCAACCCTTCAGCATGCTGCTCGGCACCGAGCTCGTGCATATCGGCGGCGAAGAGGCGTCGCTGCGCCTGCCGATTCGCGACGAGCTCAGGCAGCAGTACGGCTTCGTCCACGGCGGCGTCATCAGCTATCTCGCGGACAACGCGCTCACGTTCGCGGGCGCGCTCGCGCTCGGGCCGCGCGTCGTCACGGGGGAATACAAGATCAATTACCTGCGCCCGGCCGTCGTCGGCACGCTGATTGCGCGCGCGAAGCTGATTTATGCGGGACGGAATCAGGCGACCTGCCAATGCCATGTGTTCGTGATCGACGGCGATCACGAGCGGCTCGTCGCGGTCGCGCAGGGCACGATCAATCGGGTCGGCGACGGGCGCGAGCCGGGCGCGGCCGAAGAAAAGGCATAA
- the prpF gene encoding 2-methylaconitate cis-trans isomerase PrpF, whose product MAHVPQIKIPATYLRGGTSKGVFFRLQDLPEAARTPGAARDALLSRVIGSPDPYGKQIDGMGGASSSTSKTVIVSKSARPDHDVDYLFGQVSIDKPFVDWSGNCGNLSAAVGPFAIAGGLIDPARVPENGVATVRIWQANIGKTIVAHVPITNGAVQETGDFELDGVTFPAAEVQLEFMDPAADEDGAGGAMFPTGNLVDDLDVPGVGTLKATMINAGIPTIFVDAAAIGYTGTELQDAINSDAKALAMFETIRAHGALRMGLIASLDEIATRQHTPKVAFVAKPADYVASSGKRVAAADVDLLVRALSMGKLHHAMMGTAAVAIGTAAAIPGTLVNLAAGGGARHAVRFGHPSGTLRVGAEAKQDGGEWVVTKAIMSRSARVLMEGWVRVPGDAF is encoded by the coding sequence ATGGCCCACGTACCTCAAATCAAGATTCCCGCGACCTACCTGCGCGGCGGCACCAGCAAGGGCGTGTTCTTCCGGCTGCAGGATCTGCCCGAGGCCGCGCGAACGCCGGGCGCCGCGCGCGACGCGCTGCTCTCGCGCGTGATCGGCAGCCCCGACCCGTACGGCAAGCAGATCGACGGCATGGGCGGCGCGAGCTCGAGCACGAGCAAGACGGTGATCGTCTCGAAGAGCGCGCGGCCCGATCACGACGTCGACTACCTGTTCGGTCAGGTGTCGATCGACAAGCCGTTCGTCGACTGGAGCGGCAACTGCGGCAACCTGTCGGCGGCCGTCGGCCCGTTCGCGATCGCGGGCGGCCTGATCGACCCGGCGCGCGTGCCGGAGAACGGCGTCGCGACCGTGCGGATCTGGCAGGCGAACATCGGCAAGACGATTGTCGCGCACGTGCCGATCACGAACGGCGCGGTGCAGGAGACGGGCGATTTCGAGCTCGACGGCGTGACGTTCCCGGCCGCCGAGGTGCAGCTCGAATTCATGGACCCGGCCGCCGACGAGGACGGCGCGGGCGGTGCGATGTTCCCGACGGGCAACCTCGTCGACGATCTCGACGTGCCGGGCGTCGGCACGCTGAAGGCGACGATGATCAACGCGGGCATTCCGACGATCTTCGTCGACGCCGCGGCGATCGGCTACACCGGCACCGAGCTGCAGGACGCGATCAATTCGGACGCGAAGGCGCTCGCGATGTTCGAGACGATCCGCGCGCACGGCGCGCTGCGCATGGGCCTCATTGCGTCGCTCGACGAGATCGCGACGCGCCAGCACACGCCGAAGGTGGCGTTCGTCGCGAAGCCGGCGGATTACGTCGCGTCGAGCGGCAAGCGCGTCGCGGCGGCCGACGTCGACCTGCTCGTGCGCGCGCTATCGATGGGCAAGCTGCATCACGCGATGATGGGCACGGCGGCGGTGGCGATCGGCACCGCGGCGGCGATTCCGGGCACGCTCGTGAATCTCGCGGCGGGCGGCGGCGCGCGCCACGCGGTGCGCTTCGGCCATCCGTCGGGCACGCTGCGCGTCGGCGCGGAGGCGAAGCAGGACGGCGGCGAGTGGGTCGTCACGAAGGCGATCATGAGCCGCAGCGCGCGCGTGCTGATGGAGGGCTGGGTGCGCGTGCCGGGCGACGCGTTCTGA
- the acnD gene encoding Fe/S-dependent 2-methylisocitrate dehydratase AcnD → MNTANRKPLPGTSLDYFDARAAVDAIRPGAYDALPYTSRVLAENLVRRCDPAILADSLTQLVERKRERDFPWFPARVVCHDILGQTALVDLAGLRDAIAERGGDPAKVNPVVPVQLIVDHSLAVECGGFDPDAFAKNRAIEDRRNEDRFHFIEWTKKAFENVDVIPPGNGIMHQINLEKMSPVIQAQDGVAYPDTCVGTDSHTPHVDALGVIAIGVGGLEAENVMLGRASWMRLPDIVGVELTGKRQPGITATDVVLALTEFLRREKVVGAYLEFRGEGAKSLTLGDRATISNMAPEYGATAAMFFIDEQTIDYLRLTGRSDEQVKLVETYAKAAGLWADSLAHAQYERTLTFDLSSVVRNMAGPSNPHKRLPTSDLAARGIAGKWEEKPGEMPDGAVIIAAITSCTNTSNPRNVIAAALLARNANARGLARKPWVKSSLAPGSKAVELYLKAANLLPELEKLGFGIVAFACTTCNGMSGALDPKIQREIVDRDLYATAVLSGNRNFDGRIHPYAKQAFLASPPLVVAYAIAGTIRFDIEKDALGHDKDGKPVTLKDIWPTDEEIDAIVASSVKPEQFRTVYEPMFARAADAGERAAPLYDWRPRSTYIRRPPYWEGALAGERTLKGMRALAVLGDNITTDHLSPSNAILPTSAAGEYLAKMGLPEEDFNSYATHRGDHLTAQRATFANPTLVNEMAIVDGEVKKGSLARVEPDGKVMRMWEAIETYMSRKQPLVVIAGADYGQGSSRDWAAKGVRLAGVEAIVAEGFERIHRTNLIGMGVLPLEFKPGTNRATLAIDGTETFDVIGERTPRADLTLVIHRSSGERVAVPVTCRLDTAEEVSIYDAGGVLQRFAQDFLESSRAA, encoded by the coding sequence ATGAACACTGCCAACCGCAAACCCCTGCCCGGCACGTCGCTCGACTACTTCGACGCGCGCGCCGCCGTCGACGCGATCCGCCCGGGCGCGTACGACGCGTTGCCGTACACGTCGCGCGTGCTCGCCGAGAACCTCGTGCGCCGCTGCGATCCGGCGATCCTCGCCGATTCGCTGACGCAGCTCGTCGAGCGCAAGCGCGAGCGCGATTTCCCGTGGTTCCCGGCGCGCGTCGTCTGCCACGACATCCTCGGCCAGACCGCGCTCGTCGATCTCGCGGGCCTGCGCGACGCGATCGCCGAACGCGGCGGCGATCCGGCGAAGGTGAATCCGGTCGTGCCGGTGCAACTGATCGTCGATCATTCGCTCGCCGTCGAATGCGGCGGCTTCGATCCCGACGCGTTCGCGAAGAACCGCGCGATCGAGGATCGCCGCAACGAGGATCGCTTCCACTTCATCGAATGGACGAAGAAGGCGTTCGAGAACGTCGACGTGATTCCGCCCGGCAACGGCATCATGCACCAGATCAATCTGGAGAAGATGTCGCCCGTGATCCAGGCGCAGGACGGCGTCGCGTACCCGGACACCTGCGTCGGCACCGACAGCCACACGCCGCACGTCGACGCGCTCGGCGTGATCGCGATCGGCGTGGGCGGGCTGGAGGCGGAGAACGTGATGCTCGGCCGCGCATCGTGGATGCGGCTGCCCGACATCGTCGGCGTCGAGCTGACCGGCAAGCGCCAGCCCGGCATCACCGCGACCGACGTCGTGCTCGCGCTGACCGAATTCCTGCGCCGCGAGAAAGTGGTCGGCGCGTATCTGGAATTCCGCGGCGAGGGCGCGAAGAGCCTCACGCTCGGCGATCGCGCGACGATCTCGAACATGGCGCCCGAGTACGGCGCGACCGCCGCGATGTTCTTCATCGACGAGCAGACGATCGATTACCTGCGCTTGACGGGCCGCAGCGACGAGCAGGTGAAGCTCGTCGAAACCTACGCGAAGGCGGCGGGCCTGTGGGCCGACAGCCTCGCGCACGCGCAGTACGAGCGCACGCTGACGTTCGACCTGTCGAGCGTCGTGCGCAACATGGCCGGCCCGTCGAATCCGCACAAGCGGCTGCCGACGTCCGATCTCGCCGCGCGCGGGATCGCCGGCAAATGGGAGGAGAAACCGGGCGAGATGCCCGACGGCGCGGTGATCATCGCCGCGATCACGAGCTGCACGAACACGAGCAACCCGCGCAACGTGATCGCCGCGGCGCTGCTCGCGCGCAACGCGAACGCGCGCGGCCTCGCGCGCAAGCCGTGGGTGAAGAGCTCGCTCGCGCCCGGCTCGAAGGCGGTCGAGCTGTACCTGAAGGCGGCGAACCTGCTGCCCGAGCTGGAGAAGCTCGGCTTCGGCATCGTCGCGTTCGCGTGCACGACCTGCAACGGGATGTCCGGCGCGCTCGACCCGAAGATCCAGCGGGAGATCGTCGATCGCGACCTGTACGCGACGGCCGTGCTGTCCGGCAACCGCAACTTCGACGGGCGCATCCATCCGTATGCGAAGCAGGCGTTCCTCGCGTCGCCGCCGCTCGTCGTCGCGTACGCGATCGCGGGCACGATCCGCTTCGACATCGAGAAGGACGCGCTTGGCCACGACAAGGACGGCAAGCCCGTCACGCTGAAGGACATCTGGCCGACCGACGAGGAGATCGACGCGATCGTCGCGTCGAGCGTGAAGCCCGAGCAGTTCCGCACCGTCTACGAGCCGATGTTCGCGCGCGCGGCCGACGCCGGCGAGCGCGCGGCGCCGCTGTACGACTGGCGGCCGCGGAGCACGTACATTCGCCGCCCGCCGTACTGGGAAGGCGCGCTCGCGGGCGAGCGCACGCTCAAGGGCATGCGCGCGCTCGCCGTGCTCGGCGACAACATCACGACCGATCACCTGTCGCCGTCGAACGCGATCCTGCCGACGAGCGCGGCGGGCGAATACCTCGCGAAGATGGGCCTGCCCGAAGAGGACTTCAACTCGTACGCGACGCACCGCGGCGATCACCTGACCGCGCAGCGCGCGACGTTCGCGAACCCGACGCTCGTCAACGAGATGGCGATCGTCGACGGCGAGGTGAAGAAGGGCTCGCTCGCGCGCGTCGAGCCGGACGGCAAGGTGATGCGCATGTGGGAGGCGATCGAGACCTACATGTCCCGCAAGCAGCCGCTCGTCGTGATCGCCGGCGCCGATTACGGCCAGGGCTCGTCGCGCGACTGGGCGGCCAAGGGCGTGCGGCTCGCGGGCGTCGAGGCGATCGTCGCGGAAGGCTTCGAGCGGATTCACCGCACGAACCTGATCGGCATGGGCGTGCTGCCGCTCGAGTTCAAGCCCGGCACGAACCGCGCGACGCTCGCGATCGACGGCACCGAGACGTTCGACGTGATCGGCGAGCGCACGCCGCGGGCCGATCTCACGCTCGTGATTCACCGCAGCAGCGGCGAGCGCGTGGCGGTGCCCGTCACGTGCCGGCTCGATACGGCCGAGGAAGTGTCGATCTACGACGCGGGCGGCGTGCTGCAGCGCTTCGCGCAGGACTTCCTCGAATCGTCGAGGGCGGCGTGA